In Mustela erminea isolate mMusErm1 chromosome 15, mMusErm1.Pri, whole genome shotgun sequence, the following proteins share a genomic window:
- the CYSLTR2 gene encoding cysteinyl leukotriene receptor 2 yields the protein MKRKLMFLPPSTAIPEMESNGTFTSNNSNGNCTIENFKKDFYPTVYLIIFIWGTLGNGFSIYVFLQSYKKSTSVNIFMLNLAISDFLFTSTLPFRADYYLRGSNWIFGDLACRIMSYSLYVNMYSSIYFLTVLSIVRFLATVHPFRRLHVTSTRSAWTLCGIIWFLIMASSAVLLNNGSERNGSVTLCLELNMRKVFNLQIMNYIALVMGFLLPFCMLNICYLLIIRALLKVKVPELGVRVSHKKALITIIIALIIFLLCFLPYHVLRTLHLLAWEVGVCGDKLHKAVVITLALAAANTCLNPLLYYFAGENFKDRLRATLRKDHLRKTKCNIPVCIWLKKETQV from the coding sequence ATGAAAAGAAAACTTATGTTCTTGCCTCCATCCACCGCCATACCAGAAATGGAATCCAATGGCACCTTCACCAGTAACAACAGCAATGGGAACTGTACAATTGAAAACTTCAAAAAGGATTTTTACCCTACCGTGTACCTGATAATATTTATCTGGGGAACCTTGGGAAATGGCTTTTCCATATACGTTTTCCTGCAGTCTTATAAGAAGTCCACGTCTGTGAATATTTTCATGCTAAACCTGGCCATTTCAGATTTCTTATTCACAAGTACACTACCCTTCAGAGCTGACTATTACCTCAGAGGCTCCAATTGGATATTTGGGGACCTGGCCTGCAGGATTATGTCTTATTCTCTTTATGTCAACATGTACAGCAGCATTTATTTCCTGACCGTGCTGAGCATCGTGCGTTTCCTGGCAACCGTTCACCCCTTCAGGCGCCTCCATGTCACCAGCACCAGGAGTGCCTGGACTCTGTGTGGGATCATATGGTTCCTTATCATGGCTTCCTCAGCAGTGCTTCTGAATAATGGCTCTGAGCGGAATGGCAGTGTCACATTATGCTTAGAGCTGAATATGCGTAAAGTTTTTAATCTGCAGATCATGAACTACATTGCCTTGGTGATGGGCTTCCTGCTGCCATTCTGCATGCTCAACATTTGTTACCTGCTGATCATTCGAGCTCTGTTAAAGGTGAAGGTCCCAGAACTGGGTGTGCGGGTTTCTCACAAGAAGGCtcttatcaccatcatcattgccTTGATCATCTTCCTCCTGTGTTTCCTGCCCTATCATGTACTGAGAACCCTCCACCTGCTTGCATGGGAAGTGGGTGTATGCGGAGACAAGCTGCATAAAGCTGTGGTCATCACACTGGCCTTGGCAGCAGCCAATACGTGCCTCAATCCTTTGCTCTATTACTTTGCTGGGGAAAATTTTAAGGACAGGCTAAGGGCTACACTCAGAAAAGATCACCTACGGAAGACAAAGTGCAACATTCCTGTCTGCAtctggttgaaaaaggaaacacaagttTAA